A stretch of the Salarias fasciatus chromosome 3, fSalaFa1.1, whole genome shotgun sequence genome encodes the following:
- the LOC115382635 gene encoding zinc finger protein 219-like: MTPPTRSSPVMKVNQPRPSPDPPHEPPSRDQSSAGSAFFFRCHVCGFETEGHALFQSHMTEHRPWEHGSFSLHCCTCELSTNQEAEMRAHVETHLQGDSRETSCPGARPAAAAAASGCTLAVAVATQPEKSTSEHRCRICQRSFPGQQELLVHFQGHRQGNQYRCDRCGHLTRTANKLVEHVRVHTGERPFTCDLCPYSAKRRDSLRLHRKVKHGAAIGAAAAAAGQHVHTHRSYVHGDSQRLNKHVQRLHTPPCASSKPPPHPSLPGWRELSPLLPITTLLWWG; this comes from the exons atgACTCCGCCCACCAGAAGCAG TCCGGTGATGAAggtgaaccagccccgcccctccccggATCCTCCACACG AACCTCCGAGCAGGGATCAGAGCTCGGCTGGCTCCGCCTTCTTCTTCAG GTGTCACGTCTGCGGCTTTGAGACCGAAGGCCACGCCCTCTTCCAGAGTCACATGACGGAGCACCGCCCGTGGGAGCACGGCTCCTTCTCCCTGCACTGCTGCACCTGTGAGCTCTCCACCAATCAGGAGGCGGAGATGAGGGCTCACGTGGAGACGCACCTTCAGGGCGACAGCAGAGAGACGAG CTGCCCCGGCGCCCGTcccgcagccgccgccgcagcctctgGCTGCACGCTGGCAGTTGCCGTGGCAACCCAACCCGAGAAGAGCACCTCCGAGCATCGCTGCCGCATCTGCCAGAGGTCGTTTCCAGGGCaacaggagctgctggttcACTTCCAGGGCCATCGCCAGGGCAACCAGTACCGCTGCGACCGCTGCGGTCACCTGACGCGCACCGCCAACAAGCTGGTGGAGCACGTGCGCGTGCACACGGGCGAGCGGCCCTTCACCTGCGACCTCTGCCCGTACAGCGCCAAGCGCAGGGACAGCCTGCGGCTGCACCGCAAGGTCAAGCACGGCGCCGCCATcggcgccgctgccgccgccgccgggcagcacgtgcacacgcaccgCTCCTACGTGCACGGAGACAGTCAGCGCTTGAACAAACACGTGCAGCGGCTGCACACGCCGCCCTGCGCCTCCTCCAAGCCTCCGCCTCACCCCTCGCTCCCCGGATGGAGGGAGTTATCGCCGCTCCTGCCCATCACCACGCTCCT TTGGTGGGGGTGA